A single window of Arvicola amphibius chromosome 15, mArvAmp1.2, whole genome shotgun sequence DNA harbors:
- the Fzd8 gene encoding frizzled-8: MEWGYLLEVTSLLAALALLQRSSGAAAASAKELACQEITVPLCKGIGYNYTYMPNQFNHDTQDEAGLEVHQFWPLVEIQCSPDLKFFLCSMYTPICLEDYKKPLPPCRSVCERAKAGCAPLMRQYGFAWPDRMRCDRLPEQGNPDTLCMDYNRTDLTTAAPSPPRRLPPPPPGEQPPSGSGHGRPPGARPPHRGGGSRGGGDTAAVPSSRGGKARPPSGGAAPCEPGCQCRAPMVSVSNERHPLYNRVKTGQIANCALPCHNPFFSQDERAFTVFWIGLWSVLCFVSTFATVSTFLIDMERFKYPERPIIFLSACYLFVSVGYLVRLVAGHEKVACSGGAPGAGGAGGAGGAAAAGAGAAGAGASGPGARGEYEELGAVEQHVRYETTGPALCTVVFLLVYFFGMASSIWWVILSLTWFLAAGMKWGNEAIAGYSQYFHLAAWLVPSVKSIAVLALSSVDGDPVAGICYVGNQSLDNLRGFVLAPLVIYLFIGTMFLLAGFVSLFRIRSVIKQQGGPTKTHKLEKLMIRLGLFTVLYTVPAAVVVACLFYEQHNRPRWEATHNCPCLRDLQPDQARRPDYAVFMLKYFMCLVVGITSGVWVWSGKTLESWRALCTRCCWASKGAAVGAGAGGGGPGGGGPGPGGGGGPGGGGGSLYSDVSTGLTWRSGTASSMSYPKQMPLSQV; encoded by the coding sequence ATGGAGTGGGGTTACCTGTTGGAAGTGACCTCGCTGCTAGCCGCCTTGGCGCTGCTGCAGCGCTCGAGCGGCGCCGCCGCCGCTTCGGCCAAGGAGCTGGCATGCCAAGAGATCACGGTGCCGCTGTGCAAGGGCATCGGTTACAACTACACCTACATGCCCAACCAGTTCAACCACGACACACAAGATGAGGCGGGCCTGGAAGTGCACCAGTTCTGGCCCCTGGTGGAGATCCAGTGCTCCCCCGACCTCAAGTTCTTTCTGTGCAGCATGTACACGCCCATCTGCCTGGAAGACTACAAGAAGCCTCTGCCGCCTTGCCGCTCGGTGTGCGAACGCGCCAAGGCCGGCTGCGCGCCGCTCATGCGCCAGTACGGCTTCGCTTGGCCTGACCGCATGCGCTGCGATCGGCTGCCGGAGCAGGGCAACCCCGACACTCTGTGCATGGACTACAACCGCACCGACCTCACCACGGCCGCGCCCAGCCCACCGCGCCgcctgccgccgccgccgcccggcgAGCAGCCGCCCTCAGGCAGCGGCCACGGCCGTCCGCCAGGGGCCAGGCCCCCACATCGTGGCGGCGGCAGCAGAGGCGGCGGGGACACGGCGGCTGTGCCCTCCTCGCGCGGCGGGAAGGCGAGGCCCCCTAGTGGTGGCGCCGCTCCTTGCGAGCCTGGGTGCCAGTGCCGCGCGCCGATGGTGAGCGTGTCCAACGAACGCCACCCGCTCTACAACCGCGTCAAGACGGGTCAGATCGCCAACTGCGCGCTGCCCTGCCACAACCCCTTCTTCAGTCAGGATGAGCGCGCCTTCACCGTCTTCTGGATCGGCCTGTGGTCGGTGCTCTGCTTCGTCTCCACCTTCGCCACCGTCTCCACCTTCCTCATCGATATGGAGCGCTTCAAGTACCCGGAACGGCCCATCATCTTCCTCTCCGCCTGCTACCTCTTCGTATCGGTCGGCTACCTGGTGCGCCTGGTGGCAGGGCACGAGAAAGTGGCCTGCAGCGGTGGCGCTCCGGGTGCGGGAGGAGCTGGGGGTGCTGGCGGCGCCGCTGCTGCTGGCGCGGGGGCGGCGGGAGCGGGGGCGAGCGGCCCGGGCGCGCGCGGCGAGTACGAGGAGCTGGGAGCAGTAGAGCAGCACGTGCGCTATGAGACCACCGGCCCCGCGCTGTGCACGGTGGTCTTCCTCCTTGTCTATTTCTTTGGTATGGCCAGCTCCATCTGGTGGGTAATCCTGTCGCTCACGTGGTTCCTGGCGGCTGGCATGAAGTGGGGCAACGAGGCCATCGCGGGCTATTCACAGTACTTCCACCTGGCCGCGTGGCTGGTGCCCAGCGTCAAGTCCATCGCGGTGTTGGCGCTCAGCTCCGTGGACGGCGACCCGGTGGCGGGCATCTGCTACGTGGGCAACCAGAGCCTCGACAACCTGCGCGGCTTCGTGCTAGCGCCACTGGTCATCTACCTCTTCATTGGCACCATGTTTCTGTTGGCTGGTTTCGTGTCCCTATTCCGAATCCGCTCGGTCATCAAGCAGCAAGGAGGCCCAACCAAGACGCACAAACTAGAGAAGCTCATGATCCGCCTGGGCCTCTTCACCGTGCTCTACACGGTGCCCGCCGCCGTCGTTGTCGCCTGCCTTTTCTATGAGCAGCACAACCGTCCTCGCTGGGAGGCCACTCACAACTGCCCATGCCTTCGGGACCTGCAGCCTGACCAGGCGCGCAGGCCGGATTACGCGGTCTTCATGCTCAAGTACTTCATGTGTCTGGTGGTGGGCATCACGTCGGGCGTGTGGGTCTGGTCCGGCAAGACTCTGGAGTCATGGCGCGCGCTGTGCACCCGCTGCTGCTGGGCCAGCAAGGGCGCCGCAGTAGGCGCGGGAGCCGGAGGCGGCGGCCCGGGGGGCGGCGGCCCCGGGCCCGGCGGGGGTGGGGGACCCGGTGGAGGCGGGGGATCTCTCTACAGCGACGTCAGCACCGGCCTGACGTGGCGATCTGGCACGGCCAGCTCCATGTCTTACCCTAAACAGATGCCATTGTCCCAGGTCTGA